Proteins from one Gibbsiella quercinecans genomic window:
- the leuA gene encoding 2-isopropylmalate synthase, giving the protein MSEQVIIFDTTLRDGEQALQASLSVKEKLQIAMALERMGVDAMEVGFPVSSPGDFESVQTIARQIKNSRVCGLARCVDKDIDVAAEALRVAEAFRIHVFLATSTLHIESKLKRSFDDVLEMAVHSVKRARNYTDDVEFSCEDAGRTPIDNLCRVVEAAINAGATTINIPDTVGYTTPNQFGGIISTLYDRVPNIDKAIISVHCHDDLGMAVGNSIAAVQAGARQVEGTLNGIGERAGNCSLEEVIMAIKVRADIMKVHTNINHQEIYRTSQIVSQLCNMPIPANKAIVGSNAFAHSSGIHQDGVLKNRENYEIMTPQSIGLKDVQLNLTSRSGRAAVKHRMEEMGYKEQDYNLDNLYAAFLKLADKKGQVFDYDLEALAFINNRQDEEEHFKLGYFSVQSGTSVMATASVKLMCGGEEKAEAATGNGPVDAVYQAINRITEYPIELVKYQLSAKGQGRDALGQVDIVVSYHGRRFHGVGLTTDIVESSAQAMINVLNNIWRSQQVEKEKQRLQQNKHQNNQETV; this is encoded by the coding sequence ATGAGCGAACAAGTCATTATTTTTGATACCACGCTGCGTGATGGTGAACAGGCATTGCAAGCCAGCCTGAGCGTTAAGGAAAAGCTGCAGATCGCCATGGCGCTGGAAAGAATGGGCGTTGATGCAATGGAGGTCGGCTTCCCAGTTTCTTCACCGGGCGACTTTGAGTCCGTACAGACCATTGCACGCCAGATCAAAAACAGCCGCGTCTGTGGCCTGGCACGCTGCGTAGACAAAGATATTGACGTCGCCGCCGAAGCGTTGCGCGTTGCCGAAGCGTTCCGCATCCACGTGTTCCTGGCAACCTCTACCCTGCACATCGAATCAAAATTAAAACGCTCTTTCGACGACGTGCTGGAAATGGCGGTGCATTCAGTCAAACGGGCGCGTAACTATACCGATGATGTGGAATTCTCCTGCGAAGACGCCGGCCGCACGCCAATCGATAATCTGTGCCGGGTGGTAGAAGCCGCGATCAACGCAGGCGCCACCACCATCAATATTCCTGATACCGTTGGCTACACCACGCCAAACCAATTCGGCGGCATCATCAGCACGCTGTACGATCGCGTTCCCAACATTGATAAAGCGATTATCTCCGTACACTGCCATGACGATCTGGGTATGGCGGTCGGCAACTCCATCGCCGCTGTACAGGCCGGCGCCCGCCAGGTGGAAGGGACGTTGAACGGCATCGGCGAACGCGCCGGCAACTGTTCGCTGGAAGAAGTGATCATGGCGATCAAAGTGCGCGCCGACATCATGAAGGTGCACACCAACATCAACCATCAGGAAATCTACCGCACCAGTCAAATCGTCAGCCAACTGTGCAATATGCCAATCCCGGCCAACAAGGCCATCGTCGGTTCCAACGCCTTTGCCCACTCTTCCGGTATCCACCAGGACGGCGTGCTGAAAAACCGCGAAAATTACGAAATCATGACCCCACAGTCCATCGGCCTGAAAGACGTGCAGTTGAACCTGACCTCCCGTTCAGGCCGTGCTGCCGTGAAACACCGCATGGAAGAAATGGGCTACAAAGAACAAGACTACAACCTGGACAATCTGTACGCCGCATTCCTGAAGCTGGCCGACAAAAAAGGCCAGGTGTTCGATTACGATCTGGAAGCATTAGCCTTTATCAATAACCGGCAGGATGAAGAAGAACACTTCAAACTGGGCTACTTCAGCGTACAATCGGGCACCAGCGTTATGGCTACGGCATCAGTGAAACTGATGTGCGGCGGCGAAGAAAAAGCCGAAGCCGCAACCGGCAACGGCCCGGTCGATGCCGTGTACCAGGCCATCAACCGCATTACCGAATACCCGATCGAACTGGTAAAATACCAGCTCTCCGCCAAAGGCCAGGGCCGCGATGCACTGGGGCAGGTTGATATCGTGGTGTCTTACCACGGCCGCCGTTTCCACGGCGTGGGCCTGACGACCGACATCGTTGAATCCTCCGCTCAGGCGATGATTAACGTATTGAACAACATTTGGCGTTCCCAGCAGGTAGAAAAAGAAAAACAACGCCTGCAGCAAAACAAACATCAAAATAATCAGGAAACGGTGTGA
- a CDS encoding AMP-dependent synthetase/ligase — protein sequence MIDNMLQYHIVQRIQHQVANRAECTAFRQWAPSGEILLSWQEVGSHVERLACGLLALGIGVQERVAIFANNSMAWSLADLAILHLRAVSVPLYATNTPAQAAFIIHDADVRTLFVGGQAQLDTAIALRETCPQLAHIIVFDGTVDLRGCEIACYLDDLLRDADVAAFGPDLQARIAASCLADLFTLIYTSGTTGEPKGVMLDYRNLAAQLCLHDERLTVSGDDVSLCFLPLSHVFERAWSFFIMHSGAQNVYLPNTDWVRQAMAAVRPTLMCAVPRFYEKIFSAVHEKVARAPWLRRALFYWAMVCGERKFLQERAGKPLGKLFMLSHRWADKLVLSKLRDILGGRVRFLPAAGAKLDDNVILFFQAMGINIKYGYGMTETCATVSCWEEGNFRFGSIGKPLPGIGVRIGEENEIQVHGPIVMRGYFNKPQETAAAFTADGWLKTGDAGGLDEDGNLFITERLKDLMKTSGGKYIAPQMIEGVLAQDRFIDQVAIVADARKFVSALIVPSFESLEEYAKSINLKYHNRLELLRNSHIVEMFEHRLREMQKELARFEQVKKFTLLPAAFSMEQGELTPTLKLRRKVILQRYQHQIDSMYQ from the coding sequence ATGATTGATAACATGCTGCAATACCATATTGTCCAACGCATCCAGCATCAGGTTGCCAACCGGGCCGAATGTACGGCTTTTCGCCAGTGGGCGCCAAGTGGGGAGATCCTGCTTTCCTGGCAAGAGGTGGGTTCGCATGTTGAACGCCTTGCCTGTGGGCTGTTGGCCCTCGGGATCGGGGTTCAGGAACGCGTCGCCATCTTCGCCAATAACAGCATGGCCTGGTCGCTGGCCGATCTGGCCATTTTGCATCTGCGTGCGGTCAGCGTACCGCTTTATGCCACCAATACGCCGGCCCAGGCGGCCTTCATTATTCATGACGCTGACGTTCGTACCCTGTTTGTCGGCGGGCAGGCGCAACTGGATACCGCGATTGCACTGCGTGAAACCTGCCCACAGCTGGCCCATATCATTGTGTTTGATGGCACCGTCGATCTGCGTGGCTGCGAGATCGCCTGTTACCTGGATGATCTGCTGCGTGATGCCGATGTGGCGGCTTTTGGCCCCGATTTGCAGGCGCGTATTGCCGCCAGTTGCTTAGCCGATCTGTTTACCCTCATCTATACCTCGGGCACCACCGGCGAGCCGAAAGGCGTGATGCTGGATTACCGCAACCTGGCGGCGCAGCTCTGCCTGCATGATGAGCGCCTGACGGTCAGCGGCGATGACGTTTCGCTGTGTTTTCTGCCGTTATCACACGTATTTGAGCGGGCCTGGAGCTTCTTTATCATGCATTCCGGGGCGCAGAACGTTTATCTGCCGAACACCGATTGGGTTCGGCAGGCGATGGCTGCGGTGCGGCCAACTTTGATGTGTGCGGTGCCGCGGTTTTACGAAAAAATCTTTAGCGCCGTGCATGAGAAAGTGGCGCGGGCCCCGTGGCTGCGCCGGGCGTTGTTCTATTGGGCGATGGTGTGTGGTGAGCGCAAGTTCCTGCAGGAGCGTGCCGGCAAGCCGCTGGGCAAACTGTTCATGCTTTCACACCGCTGGGCAGACAAACTGGTGCTCAGCAAGCTGCGCGATATTTTAGGTGGGCGCGTGCGCTTCCTGCCAGCGGCGGGTGCCAAGCTGGATGATAATGTGATCCTGTTTTTCCAGGCGATGGGGATCAATATCAAATACGGCTATGGGATGACGGAAACCTGTGCCACCGTTTCCTGCTGGGAAGAAGGTAATTTCCGCTTTGGCTCCATTGGCAAGCCCTTGCCGGGGATCGGCGTGCGCATTGGTGAAGAAAACGAAATCCAGGTGCATGGCCCGATAGTCATGCGTGGCTACTTCAACAAGCCGCAGGAAACGGCAGCGGCGTTTACCGCCGATGGCTGGCTGAAAACCGGTGATGCCGGGGGGCTTGATGAGGATGGTAATTTGTTTATCACCGAACGGCTAAAAGATCTGATGAAGACCTCCGGTGGGAAATACATTGCGCCGCAAATGATTGAAGGCGTGCTTGCACAGGATCGTTTTATCGATCAGGTGGCGATTGTGGCCGATGCGCGTAAATTTGTTTCCGCACTGATTGTGCCAAGCTTTGAATCGTTGGAAGAGTATGCGAAGTCGATCAACCTTAAGTATCACAATCGGCTGGAGCTTCTGCGCAACAGCCATATTGTCGAGATGTTCGAACATCGCCTGCGCGAAATGCAAAAAGAACTGGCGCGCTTCGAGCAGGTGAAAAAGTTTACCCTACTGCCGGCGGCGTTCTCGATGGAACAGGGGGAGTTAACGCCAACCCTGAAGCTACGGCGTAAAGTGATCCTGCAGCGCTATCAGCACCAAATTGATTCTATGTACCAATAA
- the leuO gene encoding transcriptional regulator LeuO — protein MSESDLDAASGKETLSSYLRNIDLNLLTVFDAVMQEQSITRAASLLGISQPAVSNAVARLKTMFNDELFIRFGRGIQPTARAKQLFSPVRQALLLVRNELPGTEFDAETSVRTFSISICSPLDLRLAVNIINTVKALAPHIRLQIRSFMNNDIEQQLRYRETDFVISYKRFDGAEFCSEVLFEDELVLVASQTHPRISKVIMHAHLLAEEHAVVSLENFCSFSKPHYIDHEMRNRVAQQCTDLLSVLDIVAKTQLIAIVPKWLAQQRQELLSLKIISLPGNKQKTYGYLSWHESASSDKSYQWIKTLLNHMESK, from the coding sequence ATGTCTGAATCTGATTTAGACGCTGCCTCAGGGAAAGAAACGCTCAGTAGTTACCTGCGTAACATCGATTTAAACTTACTCACGGTGTTTGATGCCGTTATGCAAGAGCAAAGTATTACCCGGGCCGCCAGTTTGCTGGGGATATCGCAGCCGGCGGTCAGCAATGCGGTTGCGCGCTTGAAGACCATGTTTAATGATGAACTTTTTATTCGCTTTGGCCGTGGCATCCAGCCGACGGCAAGGGCCAAACAGCTTTTTTCCCCGGTGCGTCAGGCGTTGTTGTTGGTAAGAAACGAGTTGCCCGGCACGGAATTTGACGCGGAAACCAGCGTACGTACGTTTTCGATTTCTATCTGCAGTCCGTTGGATTTACGCCTGGCGGTTAATATTATCAATACCGTTAAGGCGTTGGCGCCTCACATCCGCCTTCAGATCCGTTCTTTTATGAACAACGATATTGAACAGCAGCTACGCTACCGGGAAACGGATTTCGTCATTAGCTATAAGCGTTTTGACGGTGCAGAGTTTTGCAGCGAAGTTTTATTTGAAGATGAGCTCGTATTGGTTGCATCGCAAACGCACCCGCGTATTTCGAAGGTTATCATGCATGCGCACCTTTTAGCGGAGGAACATGCCGTGGTATCGCTAGAGAATTTTTGTTCCTTTAGTAAACCTCATTATATTGATCATGAAATGCGTAATCGCGTTGCGCAGCAATGCACCGATCTGCTCAGTGTGTTAGATATCGTGGCAAAAACACAGCTTATTGCTATTGTGCCAAAATGGCTGGCGCAACAGCGGCAAGAATTATTATCGCTGAAGATCATTTCTTTGCCTGGGAATAAACAAAAAACCTATGGTTACCTTTCCTGGCATGAATCTGCATCTTCGGATAAGTCTTATCAATGGATTAAAACATTGCTAAATCATATGGAGTCGAAGTAA
- the leuB gene encoding 3-isopropylmalate dehydrogenase: MKKTYHIAVLPGDGIGAEVMAQAYKVLDAVRERFGLRITHAEYDIGGIAIDRHGTPLPQETIAGCEQADAILFGSVGGPKWEHLPPAEQPERGALLPLRKHFKLFSNLRPARLYQGLESFCPLRADIAARGFDILCVRELTGGIYFGQPKGREGQGMHERAFDTEIYHRFEIERIARIGFESARKRRGIVTSIDKANVLQSSILWREVVSEIAKEYPDVKLSHMYIDNATMQLVKDPSQFDVLLCSNLFGDILSDECAMITGSMGMLPSASLNDQGFGLYEPAGGSAPDIAGKDIANPVAQILSAALLLRYSLGAEDAADAIERAINQALEQGYRTADLAGNGKAIGTSEMGDIIARFVAQGA; encoded by the coding sequence ATGAAAAAGACTTACCATATTGCCGTCTTGCCCGGAGACGGAATCGGCGCGGAAGTGATGGCGCAGGCATACAAAGTGTTGGACGCAGTGCGTGAACGTTTCGGCCTGCGCATCACCCATGCCGAATATGATATCGGCGGTATCGCTATCGATCGCCACGGCACCCCGCTGCCGCAGGAAACCATCGCCGGCTGTGAGCAGGCGGATGCGATCCTGTTCGGCTCCGTGGGCGGCCCGAAATGGGAACACCTGCCGCCGGCAGAACAGCCGGAACGCGGTGCGTTGTTGCCGTTGCGTAAGCATTTCAAACTGTTCAGCAACCTGCGCCCGGCCCGCCTGTATCAAGGCCTGGAAAGCTTCTGCCCGCTGCGTGCCGATATCGCTGCGCGCGGCTTCGATATTCTGTGCGTGCGTGAACTGACCGGCGGCATTTACTTCGGCCAGCCGAAGGGCCGTGAAGGCCAGGGCATGCACGAACGCGCCTTTGACACCGAGATCTATCACCGTTTCGAGATCGAACGCATTGCCCGCATTGGCTTCGAGTCCGCACGCAAACGCCGCGGCATCGTTACCTCCATTGATAAAGCCAACGTGCTGCAAAGCTCCATCCTGTGGCGCGAAGTGGTCAGTGAAATCGCCAAAGAATACCCGGACGTCAAGCTGTCGCACATGTACATCGACAACGCCACCATGCAGTTGGTTAAAGACCCGTCGCAGTTTGACGTGCTGCTGTGCTCCAACCTGTTTGGCGACATTCTGTCTGACGAATGTGCCATGATCACCGGCTCTATGGGCATGCTGCCTTCCGCCAGCCTGAATGACCAAGGCTTTGGCCTGTATGAACCTGCCGGCGGCTCCGCACCGGACATCGCAGGCAAAGACATCGCCAACCCGGTAGCCCAGATCCTGTCCGCCGCTCTGCTGCTGCGCTATAGCCTGGGGGCAGAAGACGCCGCCGATGCTATCGAGCGCGCGATCAATCAGGCGTTGGAACAGGGTTACCGCACCGCCGATCTGGCCGGCAACGGCAAAGCCATCGGCACCAGCGAAATGGGCGACATCATCGCTCGCTTTGTTGCGCAGGGGGCATGA